The Sphingomonas oryzagri genome has a segment encoding these proteins:
- a CDS encoding M23 family metallopeptidase: MLLALTSCVAPHGAPPAAAEPPPAPRPNVQLPASPSASADFAFTGSMSQGGMVIGTAPRGTVSLTLDGADVPLASDGKFLIAFGRDHGPSATLVASRPDGNGVTRTLAIAPGTYRIEALPIPKYQQPEAEFLKIREGELAQIKAARQQAAVTQSDGWRQRFVWPVNGRISGAFGAQRVYNGEKGSYHSGEDVAVPTGTPVRAPADGVVILAATGDPFTLEGHLLMVAHGMGLDSAFLHLSHIDVKVGDVVKQGQVIGESGMTGRATGPHLHWALTWRGERIDPKLVAGAMTGG, encoded by the coding sequence GTGCTGCTCGCGCTGACCAGTTGTGTGGCGCCGCACGGAGCGCCGCCCGCAGCGGCCGAGCCGCCGCCCGCGCCGCGCCCGAACGTCCAGCTGCCGGCCTCGCCCAGTGCGTCCGCCGACTTTGCCTTCACCGGATCGATGAGCCAGGGCGGCATGGTGATCGGAACCGCGCCGCGCGGCACCGTGTCGCTTACCCTCGACGGTGCCGACGTGCCGCTGGCGAGCGACGGGAAATTCCTCATCGCCTTCGGGCGCGATCACGGCCCGAGCGCGACTTTGGTCGCCAGCCGTCCGGACGGCAACGGCGTGACGCGCACGCTGGCGATCGCTCCGGGCACATACCGGATCGAGGCGCTGCCGATCCCGAAATACCAGCAGCCCGAGGCGGAGTTCCTGAAGATCCGCGAGGGTGAGCTCGCCCAGATCAAGGCGGCGCGCCAGCAGGCGGCGGTCACACAAAGCGACGGCTGGCGGCAGCGCTTCGTCTGGCCGGTCAACGGTCGTATCTCAGGCGCGTTCGGGGCGCAGCGCGTCTACAATGGCGAGAAGGGCAGCTACCACAGCGGCGAGGATGTCGCCGTCCCGACCGGCACGCCGGTCCGTGCGCCCGCCGACGGCGTCGTGATCCTCGCCGCCACCGGCGACCCCTTCACGCTCGAGGGGCACCTGCTGATGGTCGCGCACGGCATGGGGTTGGACAGCGCCTTCCTCCACCTGAGCCACATCGACGTGAAGGTCGGCGACGTGGTGAAGCAGGGCCAGGTGATCGGCGAGAGCGGAATGACCGGCCGCGCCACCGGCCCGCATCTTCACTGGGCGCTCACCTGGCGCGGCGAGCGGATCGATCCCAAGCTGGTGGCGGGGGCGATGACCGGCGGCTGA
- a CDS encoding DUF2093 domain-containing protein → MLMSQSGREARLRYLANSFRVLVPGDHVTCAVSGQTIPLDKLKYWSVARQEPYASAEYSTKAELGL, encoded by the coding sequence ATGCTGATGTCGCAAAGCGGTCGCGAGGCGCGGCTGCGCTATCTCGCCAACAGCTTCCGCGTGCTGGTGCCGGGCGATCACGTCACCTGCGCGGTGTCGGGGCAGACGATCCCGCTCGACAAGCTCAAATATTGGAGTGTCGCGCGGCAGGAGCCTTACGCCTCGGCTGAATATTCCACCAAGGCCGAGCTGGGCCTTTGA
- the xseA gene encoding exodeoxyribonuclease VII large subunit, whose translation MADPFAPYDEAALLANEAPGDNAPALSVSDLSGALKRTVEDRFGHVRVRGEISGWKRHVSGHCYLALKDDKAVIDGVVWKGQAANLRFRPEDGIEVICTGKLTTYPGRSKYQIVIDRMELAGQGALMALLDRRRRALAAEGLFDEDRKKALPFLPRTIGVVTSPTGAVIRDILHRLADRFPSRVLVWGVPVQGDGAAEKVAAAVNGFSALPVGGPVPRPDLVIVARGGGSIEDLWAFNEEVVVRAVAGCSIPIVSAVGHETDTTLCDFAADRRAPTPTAAAEMAVPVRAELAGYLDALGGRMTNCARRYRERAGERFESVARRMPTPDTLLGPQRQKLDDLSERLPRALSKRLAVARGDLAHASGALRPRLLAARVDRDRALLARVGLRPTLVTSRIADGERRLEALWRLARSLNPDLVLQRGYARVEADGHVVASAEKAREAGAMTLVFADGRVDVATTDAPPPPPRPKPKPPTNPSLQPRLL comes from the coding sequence ATGGCCGACCCCTTCGCTCCGTATGACGAAGCCGCGCTCCTAGCGAACGAAGCGCCCGGCGACAACGCGCCCGCGCTCTCGGTGTCGGATCTGTCGGGCGCGCTCAAGCGGACGGTGGAGGATCGCTTCGGCCATGTCCGCGTGCGCGGCGAGATTTCGGGGTGGAAGCGGCACGTCTCGGGCCATTGCTACCTCGCGCTCAAGGACGACAAGGCGGTGATCGATGGCGTGGTGTGGAAGGGGCAGGCCGCCAACCTGCGCTTCCGCCCCGAGGACGGGATCGAGGTGATCTGCACGGGCAAGCTCACCACCTATCCGGGGCGTTCCAAATACCAGATCGTGATCGACCGGATGGAGCTGGCCGGGCAGGGCGCGCTGATGGCGCTGCTCGACAGGCGTCGCCGCGCGCTCGCCGCCGAGGGGCTGTTCGACGAGGATCGGAAGAAGGCGCTGCCGTTCCTGCCGCGCACCATCGGCGTGGTGACCTCGCCGACGGGTGCGGTGATCCGCGACATCCTCCACCGCCTCGCCGATCGCTTCCCCAGCCGCGTGCTGGTGTGGGGCGTGCCGGTGCAGGGCGACGGCGCGGCCGAGAAGGTGGCGGCGGCCGTCAACGGCTTCTCGGCGCTCCCCGTGGGCGGGCCGGTGCCGAGGCCGGACCTCGTGATCGTCGCGAGGGGCGGCGGATCGATCGAGGATCTGTGGGCCTTCAACGAGGAGGTGGTGGTGCGCGCCGTCGCCGGTTGCTCGATCCCGATTGTCTCGGCGGTGGGCCACGAGACCGACACCACGCTCTGCGACTTCGCCGCCGATCGCCGCGCCCCGACCCCTACCGCCGCCGCCGAGATGGCGGTACCGGTGCGGGCCGAGCTGGCGGGCTATCTCGATGCGCTCGGCGGGCGGATGACCAACTGCGCGCGCCGCTATCGCGAGCGGGCGGGGGAGCGGTTCGAATCGGTCGCGCGGCGGATGCCGACGCCGGACACTCTGCTCGGCCCACAACGGCAGAAGCTCGACGATCTCTCCGAGCGTCTGCCCCGCGCGCTGTCGAAGCGGCTGGCGGTGGCGCGCGGCGATCTCGCCCACGCCTCGGGCGCGCTGCGCCCTCGTCTGCTCGCCGCCCGCGTGGATCGTGATCGTGCGCTGCTGGCTCGCGTCGGTCTGCGTCCGACTCTGGTGACGAGCCGCATCGCCGATGGCGAGCGTCGGCTGGAGGCGCTGTGGCGGCTGGCGCGCAGCCTCAACCCCGATCTCGTCCTCCAGCGCGGCTATGCCCGCGTCGAGGCGGACGGGCATGTCGTCGCCAGCGCGGAGAAGGCGCGTGAGGCTGGTGCGATGACCCTCGTCTTCGCCGACGGCCGCGTCGACGTCGCGACCACCGACGCACCGCCACCCCCGCCGCGCCCGAAGCCCAAGCCGCCGACCAACCCTTCCCTTCAGCCGCGCCTTCTGTAA
- the purD gene encoding phosphoribosylamine--glycine ligase translates to MNVLLLGSGGREHALAWKLAQSPKLTRLYAAPGNPGIGHCAALVPLSLSDHAAIISFAQEAAIDLVVVGPEQPLVEGLADALRDAGIAVFGPSAAAAQLEGSKAFTKALCDRADVPTAAYARHTDAGAAKTDLPRFGLPVVIKADGLAAGKGVIIATTAQEAEAAIDDILGGRFGAAGASLVIEQFLEGEEVSFFALSDGKTVLALGSAQDHKRVGDGDTGPNTGGMGAYTPARVLTPELEARVMAEIVRPSIAGMAEAGTPFTGVLFAGLMLTETGPQLIEYNVRFGDPECQVLMMRLDEDLLPILRAAATGTLEDRQIRWKDEAALTVVMAAEGYPEAPRIGGLIRGIEGAEETGARIFHAGTRNGASGLESAGGRVLAVTASAPSVAEAQAAAYRAVDAIDFPTGFCRRDIGWREVVRESDAR, encoded by the coding sequence ATGAATGTCCTGCTGCTGGGATCGGGAGGCCGCGAACATGCGCTCGCCTGGAAGCTGGCGCAATCGCCGAAGCTGACCAGGCTGTACGCGGCGCCCGGAAATCCGGGGATCGGCCATTGCGCGGCCTTGGTGCCGCTGTCGCTTTCGGATCATGCGGCGATCATCTCCTTCGCGCAGGAAGCGGCGATCGATCTCGTCGTCGTCGGGCCGGAGCAGCCGCTGGTGGAGGGCCTCGCCGACGCCTTGCGCGACGCCGGCATCGCGGTGTTCGGCCCTTCGGCGGCGGCCGCGCAGCTCGAAGGCTCCAAGGCCTTCACCAAGGCCTTGTGCGACCGCGCCGACGTGCCGACCGCCGCTTATGCCCGCCACACCGATGCCGGGGCCGCAAAGACCGATCTGCCGCGCTTCGGCCTGCCGGTCGTCATCAAGGCGGACGGCCTCGCGGCGGGCAAGGGCGTGATCATCGCCACCACCGCGCAAGAGGCCGAAGCGGCGATCGACGACATCCTCGGCGGCCGCTTCGGCGCGGCGGGGGCGAGCCTCGTCATCGAACAATTCCTCGAAGGCGAGGAGGTCAGCTTCTTCGCGCTCTCCGACGGCAAGACCGTGCTCGCGCTGGGATCGGCGCAGGATCACAAGCGCGTCGGCGACGGCGACACCGGCCCCAATACCGGCGGCATGGGCGCCTACACCCCCGCCCGCGTGCTGACGCCCGAGCTGGAAGCCCGCGTGATGGCCGAGATCGTCCGCCCCTCGATCGCGGGCATGGCGGAGGCCGGCACCCCCTTCACCGGCGTGCTGTTCGCCGGGCTGATGCTGACCGAAACCGGCCCGCAGCTGATCGAATACAATGTCCGCTTCGGCGATCCCGAATGCCAGGTGCTGATGATGCGGCTGGACGAGGATCTGCTGCCGATCCTCCGTGCGGCGGCCACCGGAACGCTGGAGGACCGCCAGATCCGCTGGAAGGACGAGGCCGCGCTGACGGTGGTGATGGCGGCCGAGGGCTATCCGGAAGCGCCCAGGATCGGCGGCCTGATCCGGGGCATCGAGGGCGCAGAGGAAACGGGCGCGCGCATTTTCCACGCCGGCACCCGCAACGGCGCTTCGGGTCTGGAGTCGGCGGGCGGCCGCGTGCTGGCCGTCACCGCCTCGGCGCCGAGCGTGGCGGAGGCGCAGGCCGCCGCCTACCGCGCGGTCGACGCGATCGACTTCCCCACCGGCTTCTGCCGCCGCGATATCGGCTGGCGCGAGGTGGTGCGGGAGAGCGACGCGCGGTGA
- a CDS encoding tetratricopeptide repeat-containing sulfotransferase family protein: protein MSQPSPQAMRAMERARAGDLAGAIEAGEAALIAAPRDPGLRTFVGVLCCRSGALARGIGHFREALALAPGDRMIRAELARASLAAGDLDAAASAIGEGEDLATPQGREFARMAAHIAAQRGEAEDGAARYARLTQADPADFESWQGLGLARLALGEVEGAADALGRAVRLQPRLALAQLALGRALARLDREAEACAAFAEADALDPDNAAILFELGRAEMARWGFERAEAALLRARALDPRQGATVAALGDLYERTNRLDDLARLIGEAERDGVGEDALALLRARSLRRQGRLEEALAAAEACPLEDDALRLQTIGEIADRLNDAPKAFVAFEQLNTLLLKDDPGADARALGFRETIRSVRRLTTPDWFASWRTPPLAIDDGRRAPAFLYGFPRSGTTLLDTMLMGHPDAVVMEEEHAMQRTMARMGPAERIATLSEAEIADLRAHYWREVDAIVPHAPGQLVVDKFPLGLVGVAFVHRLFPDARYIFAERHPCDCVLSCFITRFRLNDAMANCLRLADAARLYDMALDVWAHARSVFPLAVHTIRYERMVADVEAELRPLADFLGLSWDERLVDHRGSAARRAYISSPSYAQVTEPLYKRAAGRWTRYADQMAPVLPILAPWCERMGYSL from the coding sequence TTGAGCCAGCCCTCGCCGCAGGCGATGCGCGCGATGGAGCGCGCGCGGGCGGGCGATCTGGCGGGCGCGATCGAGGCGGGCGAGGCGGCACTGATCGCGGCGCCGCGCGATCCCGGCCTGCGCACCTTCGTTGGCGTGTTGTGCTGCCGCAGCGGAGCATTGGCGCGCGGCATCGGCCATTTCCGCGAAGCGCTCGCGCTGGCACCGGGCGACCGGATGATCCGTGCCGAGCTGGCCCGCGCTTCGCTCGCCGCCGGCGATCTCGACGCGGCGGCATCGGCGATCGGCGAGGGCGAGGATCTGGCGACGCCGCAGGGGCGCGAATTCGCCCGCATGGCCGCCCATATCGCCGCGCAGCGGGGCGAGGCGGAGGATGGCGCCGCTCGTTACGCCCGGCTGACGCAGGCCGATCCGGCCGATTTCGAGAGCTGGCAGGGGCTGGGCCTCGCCCGCCTCGCATTGGGCGAGGTGGAAGGCGCCGCCGACGCGCTCGGCCGCGCGGTGCGGTTGCAGCCGCGCTTGGCCCTCGCGCAGCTCGCGCTCGGCCGCGCGCTGGCCCGGCTCGATCGCGAGGCCGAGGCATGCGCGGCCTTTGCCGAGGCCGATGCGCTCGATCCCGACAATGCCGCGATCCTGTTCGAGCTGGGGCGTGCCGAGATGGCGCGCTGGGGTTTCGAGCGCGCCGAGGCAGCGCTGCTGCGTGCCCGCGCGCTGGATCCGCGACAGGGCGCAACGGTCGCCGCGCTCGGCGATCTCTACGAGCGCACCAACCGGCTCGACGATCTCGCCCGGCTGATCGGCGAGGCGGAACGCGACGGCGTCGGCGAGGATGCGCTGGCGCTGCTGCGCGCCCGTTCGCTGCGCCGGCAGGGCCGGCTGGAAGAGGCGCTCGCCGCCGCCGAGGCCTGCCCGCTGGAGGACGACGCGCTGCGCCTCCAGACCATCGGCGAGATCGCCGACCGGCTGAACGACGCGCCCAAGGCCTTCGTCGCCTTCGAGCAGCTCAACACGCTGCTGCTGAAGGACGATCCCGGTGCCGACGCCCGCGCGCTCGGCTTTCGCGAGACGATCCGCAGCGTCCGCCGGCTGACCACGCCCGATTGGTTCGCGAGCTGGCGCACTCCGCCACTGGCGATCGACGACGGGCGGCGCGCCCCCGCCTTCCTCTACGGCTTCCCCCGGTCGGGCACGACCCTGCTCGACACCATGCTGATGGGCCATCCCGATGCGGTGGTGATGGAGGAAGAACATGCGATGCAGCGCACGATGGCGCGCATGGGGCCGGCCGAACGCATCGCGACGCTGAGCGAGGCCGAGATCGCCGATCTGCGCGCACATTACTGGCGCGAGGTGGACGCGATCGTGCCGCACGCGCCCGGCCAGCTGGTGGTGGACAAATTCCCGCTGGGCCTCGTCGGCGTCGCCTTCGTGCACCGGCTGTTTCCCGACGCGCGCTATATCTTCGCCGAGCGGCATCCGTGCGATTGCGTGCTGAGCTGCTTCATCACCCGCTTCCGGCTCAACGACGCGATGGCGAACTGCCTGCGGCTGGCGGATGCCGCGCGGCTGTACGACATGGCGCTGGATGTCTGGGCGCACGCACGATCGGTGTTCCCGTTGGCCGTGCATACGATCCGCTACGAACGGATGGTGGCGGACGTGGAGGCGGAACTGCGCCCGCTCGCCGATTTCCTCGGGCTGTCGTGGGACGAGCGGCTGGTCGATCATCGCGGCAGCGCGGCGCGGCGGGCCTATATCAGCTCGCCCAGCTATGCGCAGGTCACCGAGCCGCTCTACAAGCGCGCCGCCGGTCGCTGGACGCGCTATGCCGATCAGATGGCCCCGGTGCTGCCCATCCTCGCGCCCTGGTGCGAGCGGATGGGATATTCGCTCTGA